A single window of Thermodesulfovibrionales bacterium DNA harbors:
- a CDS encoding methyl-accepting chemotaxis protein codes for MKWFYNMGLRAKFYTVFGVIIAASLIGIAIGQIGFMRVQVGGAFFKGIELKKDAVDDLARIRMNVNLIRGQSLSQIFTYDEDASKGIEDFMTNTDMLFEQLKGRQTGQSGEKLSCTSCHSKEHSAAIFSPVESAKGSWNAYKALVKERLLPLAASGKTKAAIEVAQGKFSELYADIMEKTKGPVDTLRAVAPLQVDKLRKESNVIRWGFFVAGALITVFLLVMASLLSSGIVGPVSSVSELSKSMADGNFKDCLITTRGNDEIGRMAATFREMGNRIRGFVLQMGKGVSGFSSTSGKVSAMSDELLTITDRQLQQVEQVASATAETSQTVLDVAGNASKAADAVRESSDLAARGRSLASSTLNEIQRIADVINDASETIGKLGRSSQEIGEIVLVITEIADQTNLLALNAAIEAARAGELGRGFAVVADEVKKLAEKTSKATNEIAEKIRVIQSEAKGSVDTMKKSREEVDKGVTLMKDVSHSLDSIVSASDKATEMVQHIAAATEEQSSTAEEISLNVNNLSEGVRHTTKMANQLNEVSNELSRMSEGLRKEVSWFRAEG; via the coding sequence ATGAAATGGTTCTATAACATGGGTCTCAGGGCAAAGTTTTACACAGTCTTCGGGGTCATCATTGCAGCGTCGCTCATTGGGATTGCCATCGGACAGATAGGATTTATGAGGGTCCAGGTGGGCGGAGCATTTTTTAAAGGGATCGAGCTGAAGAAAGACGCCGTGGATGATCTCGCAAGGATACGGATGAACGTGAATCTCATCAGGGGCCAGTCTCTTTCTCAGATCTTTACTTACGACGAAGACGCCTCAAAGGGCATCGAGGATTTTATGACAAACACAGATATGCTCTTTGAACAACTGAAGGGCAGGCAGACAGGGCAGAGCGGCGAGAAACTCTCTTGCACTTCCTGCCACTCCAAGGAGCATTCTGCCGCCATTTTTTCGCCGGTAGAAAGCGCCAAAGGCTCCTGGAACGCCTATAAGGCCCTCGTGAAGGAGCGGCTGCTGCCCCTCGCAGCGTCAGGCAAGACGAAAGCCGCAATTGAAGTCGCACAAGGTAAATTTTCGGAACTCTACGCCGATATCATGGAAAAGACCAAGGGGCCCGTTGATACCCTGAGGGCAGTTGCTCCGTTACAGGTCGATAAGCTCCGCAAGGAATCAAACGTGATCAGGTGGGGATTTTTTGTGGCCGGGGCGTTGATAACCGTCTTTCTCCTCGTGATGGCGTCGCTTCTCTCCTCAGGCATCGTCGGTCCCGTAAGCTCGGTTTCAGAGCTTTCAAAATCCATGGCCGACGGAAACTTCAAGGACTGCCTTATCACGACAAGAGGCAATGACGAGATAGGGCGGATGGCAGCAACCTTTCGGGAGATGGGCAACAGAATCAGGGGGTTTGTCCTCCAGATGGGCAAGGGCGTCTCAGGGTTCTCCTCTACGTCAGGGAAGGTCTCGGCGATGTCCGATGAGTTGTTGACGATAACGGACAGGCAGTTGCAGCAGGTCGAACAGGTGGCATCGGCAACGGCTGAAACATCTCAGACCGTATTGGATGTGGCCGGCAACGCATCCAAGGCTGCTGATGCCGTGCGGGAGTCCTCAGATCTCGCGGCAAGGGGGAGGTCCCTGGCAAGCAGCACCCTGAATGAGATCCAGAGGATTGCGGACGTCATCAACGATGCCTCGGAGACCATAGGAAAACTCGGCAGGAGCTCCCAGGAAATAGGCGAAATCGTTCTTGTGATAACCGAAATCGCCGACCAGACAAACCTTCTCGCACTCAATGCCGCAATCGAGGCTGCAAGGGCAGGGGAACTCGGTCGGGGCTTTGCCGTTGTGGCAGACGAGGTGAAGAAGCTTGCCGAAAAGACCTCGAAGGCGACGAATGAGATAGCAGAAAAGATCAGGGTTATCCAGTCAGAGGCCAAGGGGTCTGTCGACACGATGAAGAAGAGCAGGGAGGAGGTCGACAAGGGCGTCACGCTCATGAAGGATGTCAGCCACTCCCTGGATTCGATTGTATCGGCATCGGATAAGGCGACGGAAATGGTCCAGCACATCGCTGCAGCGACTGAAGAACAGTCGTCAACGGCCGAAGAGATTTCTCTCAATGTAAACAACCTTTCTGAAGGGGTCAGGCATACTACGAAGATGGCCAATCAGTTGAACGAGGTCTCCAATGAACTCAGCAGGATGTCGGAGGGGCTCAGGAAGGAAGTCTCATGGTTCAGGGCTGAGGGATGA